A DNA window from Caretta caretta isolate rCarCar2 chromosome 7, rCarCar1.hap1, whole genome shotgun sequence contains the following coding sequences:
- the PANK1 gene encoding pantothenate kinase 1 isoform X2, translating to MVLCDLDIPMKFIIAKNHSFPWFGMDIGGTLVKLVYFEPKDITAEEEQEEVENLKSIRKYLTSNTAYGKTGIRDVHLELKNLTMCGRKGNLHFIRFPTCAMHRFIQMGNEKNFSSLHTTLCATGGGAYKFEEDFRTIADLQLHKLDELDCLIQGLLYVDSVGFNGQPECYYFENPTAPEQCQKKPYCLDNPYPMLLVNIGSGVSILAVYSKDNYKRVTGTSLGGGTFLGLCCLLTGCETFEEALEMAAKGDSTNVDKLVKDIYGGDYERFGLQGSAVASSFGHMMSKEKRDSITKEDLARATLVTITNNIGSIARMCALNENIDRVVFVGNFLRINMISMKVLAYAMDYWSKGQLKALFLEHEGYFGAVGALLELLKMTEDQ from the exons cATTCCCATGGTTCGGAATGGATATTGGAGGAACATTGGTTAAACTGGTCTACTTTGAACCAAAAGACATTACAGCAGAAGAGGAACAGGAGGAAGTAGAAAACCTGAAAAGCATTAGGAAATACTTGACTTCCAATACAGCCTATGGTAAAACTGGCATTCGCGATGTCCATCTTGAACTGAAAAACTTGACCATGTGTGGACGCAAAGGGAATTTGCACTTCATCCGCTTTCCCACCTGTGCCATGCATAGGTTCATACAGATGGGTAATGAAAAGAACTTCTCCAGCCTGCACACTACACTTTGTGCCACGGGAGGTGGGGCTTACAAGTTTGAAGAGGACTTCAGAACG ATTGCTGATCTGCAGCTCCATAAACTGGATGAGCTGGACTGCTTGATCCAGGGCCTGCTGTATGTTGATTCTGTTGGGTTTAATGGCCAGCCAGAGTGCtattattttgaaaatcccacagcTCCTGAACAATGTCAGAAAAAGCCTTACTGCCTTGATAATCCATATCCAATGTTGCTGGTTAACATAGGCTCAGGGGTCAGCATCCTAGCAGTGTATTCCAAGGACAACTATAAAAGAGTTACAGGGACCAG TCTCGGAGGTGGAACGTTCCTGGGtctgtgctgtttgctgactggCTGTGAGACTTTTGAAGAAGCACTAGAAATGGCAGCTAAAGGAGACAGCACCAACGTTGATAAACTGGTAAAAGATATTTATGGGGGAGACTATGAACGATTTGGCCTTCAAGGATCTGCTGTAGCATCAAG CTTTGGCCACATGATGAGTAAAGAAAAAAGAGATTCCATCACTAAAGAGGACCTGGCCAGAGCTACCTTGGTCACTATCACCAACAACATTGGCTCCATTGCTCGCatgtgtgcactgaatgag AACATTGACAGAGTGGTGTTTGTAGGAAACTTTCTCAGAATCAATATGATCTCTATGAAGGTGCTAGCATATGCTATGGATTATTGGTCCAAGGGACAGTTGAAGGCTCTGTTTTTGGAACATGAG ggtTATTTTGGAGCTGTTGGGGCCCTTCTGGAATTGCTTAAAATGACAGAAGATCAGTGA